Proteins encoded within one genomic window of Mya arenaria isolate MELC-2E11 chromosome 13, ASM2691426v1:
- the LOC128214069 gene encoding cilia- and flagella-associated protein 57-like isoform X2 encodes MSIAIAQAKHIFGLKSGVSGNICYHDEQTIVYPSGANCILYNIDQKVQKFIPGTDKSEGMTAVAVSPNRRYVAIAEKLEKPTITIYDLHSLRKRKVLSSPDVMSSEYVSLAFSPDSKYLVAQGGKPDYTLLYWTWEKSKVMAVTKTSNPQTNPPIYQVSFNPQDNTQLCVVGNGIFKNFRYSEGNLKTFNIQKVEPQNYLCHAWVSEERVIVGTDTGRLMLFEAGEMKHEFNIAAHDKEKKEDDLSSGPPQITAIVAYSKGFACACGPGVVHLFEKTDDKDFFKKAREIRIPQDSNSADPAKSQLQVIMSLTVSPSEETLVASTDLSQLYYITLSSADIGKGDQAQFEVLAQAFHYGQIMGLDVCARKPLLATCSMDKSVRIWNYETCNLELYREFAEEAYSIALHPSGLYILVGFSDKLRLMNLLIDDIRTFKEFTIRGCRECAFSNGGNLFAAVHGNVIQIYSTITFDNVANLKGHNGKVRSLVWSSDDSKIVSCGLDGAVYEWESYSGKRVGESVLKSCQYTGVAVTSDGKTTFAVGSDKTLKEISDSSILREVDAGETTLSSVSLSHSGRMLFGGTAKGTLWSLKFPLTIPGEWQELQGHGSQIAKMKITYDDQYLVTVSEDASIILWKIQDKEGRGVKRDKEVGWAEEILITKSDLEEKNSMMAELKTRVDELKMENGYQLRLKDMNYNEKIKELTEKFIQEMESLKTKNQVLKTDKDKEEAKHEEEMAELMEKHSKEMTDLESANNQKLMLEYEKFQEQQAKMMKMQEDYDRQLLEMEESKQRALEELTEYYETKQQEMTTKLQQANDETRQQTHEYEETKKQIEEDADREILDIKNKYERRLRDEKEANMRLKGETGIMKKKFTSLQKEIDDHKEEIKKYQAEKAKLESIIRNLEKDILGLKKEIQERDDTIQDKEKRIYDLKKKNQELEKFKFVLDYKIKELKKQIEPRETDIKNMKEQIQEMESELDRFDKLNTQLELNITELRQKLKATDKEMHQERQRVRDKEAVVKRFKTDLHNCVGYIQDPKMLKESIKALYTKHVQEDITESASVDADIQKEYSRQREHLERSVASLRKKLAKDSEIHRADNVRIMQENVSLIKEINDLRKELKIARTQIHDLEAAIKQNMKKEKGGEYPDIYTVMLRAPNAMAESEIEERNKIINMQKLEIRKLRHEIDTGSRPSSSSRLPPMHPVDSSA; translated from the exons atgtcAATTGCAATTGCTCAGGCCAAGCACATTTTTGGTCTCAAGTCTGGTGTCAGCGGAAACATCTGCTACCATGACGAGCAGACAATTGTCTACCCCTCTGGGGCTAACTGCATTTTGTACAACATTGACCAGAAGGTTCAAAAATTCATTCCTGGCACTGACAAGAGTGAAGGAATGACTGCTGTTGCAGTCAGTCCTAACAGAAGATATGTAGCCATCGCAGAAAAGCTTGAGAAGCCAACCATTACCATTTATGACCTTCACAGTCTTCGTAAGCGTAAAGTGCTTAGCTCACCAGATGTTATGTCAAGTGAATATGTCAGCCTAGCATTTTCACCTGACTCCAAATACCTGGTTGCCCAAGGAGGCAAGCCAGACTACACGCTGTTGTACTGGACATGGGAAAAGTCAAAAGTCATGGCTGTTACCAAGACATCTAACCCACAGACCAATCCACCAATATACCAG GTGAGCTTCAATCCTCAAGACAACACTCAGCTGTGTGTTGTTGGCAATGGCATATTCAAGAACTTCCGCTACAGTGAGGGAAACCTGAAGACCTTCAACATCCAGAAGGTCGAGCCCCAGAATTACCTGTGTCATGCCTGGGTGTCCGAGGAGAGAGTCATTGTGGGGACGGATACAGGCAGGCTCATGTTGTTTGAGGCTGGAGAAATGAAACATGAGTTTAACATTGCAGCCCATGATAAAGAAAA GAAAGAAGATGATTTATCCAGTGGTCCCCCGCAGATTACAGCCATTGTTGCCTATTCCAAGGGTTTTGCGTGTGCCTGTGGTCCCGGCGTGGTCCACTTGTTTGAGAAAACTGATGACAAGGACTTCTTCAAGAAAGCAAGAGAGATCAGG ATTCCACAGGATTCCAACAGTGCTGACCCCGCCAAGTCCCAGCTGCAGGTAATCATGAGTCTGACTGTGAGCCCATCGGAGGAGACCCTGGTAGCCAGTACAGATCTCAGCCAACTCTACTATATCACACTGTCCAGCGCTGACATCGGCAAG GGAGACCAGGCCCAGTTTGAGGTGCTGGCTCAGGCTTTCCACTACGGTCAGATCATGGGGCTTGATGTGTGTGCCCGAAAGCCACTGCTGGCTACTTGCTCCATGGACAAGTCTGTTAGGATCTGGAACTATGAGACATG TAACCTGGAGTTGTATCGGGAGTTTGCAGAGGAGGCGTACAGTATTGCCCTGCACCCGTCCGGCTTGTACATCCTAGTAGGGTTCAGTGACAAGCTTCGTCTCATGAACCTCCTCATTGATGACATACGAACATTCAAGGAGTTTACCATCAGAGGATGCAGAGAG tGTGCGTTCAGTAACGGTGGTAACCTGTTTGCTGCCGTCCATGGAAACGTGATACAGATTTACTCCACGATAACTTTCGATAATGTAGCCAACCTGAAAGGTCACAATGGCAAGGTCAGATCTCTCGTGTGGAGTTCAGATGACAGTAAGATCGTGTCTTGTGGCCTCGATGGAGCTGTTTACGAGTGGGAAAGCTACAGTGGGAAGAGGGTTGGAGAGTCTGTCCTCAAGTCGTGTCAGTACACAGGCGTAGCTGTCACTTCTGATGGCAAAACAACCTTTGCTGTTGGGTCTGACAAGACACTGAAGGAAATTTCAGATTCTTCg ATCCTGCGTGAAGTGGATGCTGGAGAGACGACCCTAAGCAGTGTCTCCCTGTCCCACTCTGGACGTATGCTGTTCGGGGGTACGGCCAAGGGTACGCTCTGGTCCCTAAAGTTCCCCCTGACCATCCCTGGGGAGTGGCAGGAGCTGCAGGGTCACGGCTCACAGATCGCAAAG ATGAAGATCACATATGACGACCAATACCTTGTGACTGTTTCTGAGGACGCTTCAATCATCCTGTGGAAAATCCAGGACAAGGAAGGCCGTGGAGTTAAACGTGACAAGGAAGTTGGCTGGGCAGAGGAAATTCTTATTACAAAGAGCGATCTTGAGGAGAAAAACTCTATGATGGCAGAACTCAAGACGCGTGTTGACGAGTTGAAGATGGAAAATGGCTACCAGCTGAGGCTGAAGGATATGAACTATAACGAGAAGATTAAAGAATTGACCGAGAAATTCATCCAGGAAATGGAGTCTCTGAAAACTAAGAATCAG GTGCTGAAGACAGATAAAGACAAAGAGGAAGCTAAACATGAGGAAGAGATGGCTGAACTAATGGAGAAACACAGCAAGGAGATGACCGACCTCG AGTCTGCAAACAACCAAAAGCTGATGTTGGAGTATGAGAAGTTCCAGGAGCAGCAGGCAAAGATGATGAAGATGCAGGAAGACTACGATCGTCAGCTCCTTGAGATGGAAGAGAGCAAACAACGAGCACTCGAGGAGCTCACAGAGTACTATGAAACTAAACAACAGGAGATGACCACCAAACTCCAGCAG GCAAATGACGAGACTCGCCAGCAGACTCACGAGTACGAGGAAACTAAGAAGCAGATCGAGGAAGATGCTGACCGCGAGATTCTTGACATCAAGAACAAGTACGAGCGCCGACTTAGAGATGAGAAGGAGGCCAACATGAGACTCAAGGGAGAGACAGGCATCATGAAGAAAAAG TTCACAAGTCTGCAGAAAGAGATTGACGACCACAAGGAGGAGATCAAGAAGTACCAGGCTGAGAAGGCTAAACTGGAGTCGATCATCCGCAACCTGGAGAAGGACATTCTCGGTCTGAAGAAGGAGATCCAGGAGCGTGATGATACCATCCAGGATAAG GAGAAGCGTATCTACGACCTGAAGAAGAAGAACCAGGAGCTTGAGAAGTTCAAGTTTGTGCTGGACTACAAGATCAAGGAGCTCAAGAAACAGATCGAGCCACGCGAGACCGACATCAAGAACATGAAGGAACAGATACAGGAG ATGGAGTCTGAGTTGGATCGCTTTGACAAGTTGAACACTCAGCTTGAGCTGAATATCACGGAGTTGAGGCAGAAACTAAAGGCCACAGACAAGGAGATGCACCAGGAAAGACAGCGG GTACGCGACAAGGAGGCCGTTGTGAAGCGTTTCAAGACGGACCTGCACAACTGCGTCGGCTACATTCAGGACCCCAAGATGCTGAAGGAATCTATCAAGGCTCTCTACACTAAACACGTCCAGGAAGACATT ACTGAGTCTGCGAGTGTTGACGCCGATATCCAGAAGGAGTACAGCCGACAGAGGGAGCATCTTGAGCGCTCCGTGGCCTCGTTGAGGAAGAAGCTCGCCAAGGATTCCGAGATTCACCGAGCTGACAACGTCCGCATCATGCAG GAAAATGTTTCATTGATCAAGGAAATAAATGACCTTCGTAAGGAGTTGAAGATTGCCAGAACACAGATCCATGACCTTGAGGCTGCGATTAAACAGAACATGAAGAAGGAAAAAGGTGGAGAGTATCCCGATATCTACACTGTCATGCTACGAGCGCCGAACGCTATGGCGGAGTCGGAAATTGAGGAGAGAAATAAGATCATTAATATGCAGAAGCTTGAAATTCGCAAGCTTCGTCACGAAATAGATACGGGTTCTCGACCGTCGTCATCGTCACGGCTTCCCCCAATGCATCCAGTCGATTCTTCAGCATAA
- the LOC128214069 gene encoding cilia- and flagella-associated protein 57-like isoform X1, whose protein sequence is MSIAIAQAKHIFGLKSGVSGNICYHDEQTIVYPSGANCILYNIDQKVQKFIPGTDKSEGMTAVAVSPNRRYVAIAEKLEKPTITIYDLHSLRKRKVLSSPDVMSSEYVSLAFSPDSKYLVAQGGKPDYTLLYWTWEKSKVMAVTKTSNPQTNPPIYQVSFNPQDNTQLCVVGNGIFKNFRYSEGNLKTFNIQKVEPQNYLCHAWVSEERVIVGTDTGRLMLFEAGEMKHEFNIAAHDKEKKEDDLSSGPPQITAIVAYSKGFACACGPGVVHLFEKTDDKDFFKKAREIRIPQDSNSADPAKSQLQVIMSLTVSPSEETLVASTDLSQLYYITLSSADIGKGDQAQFEVLAQAFHYGQIMGLDVCARKPLLATCSMDKSVRIWNYETCNLELYREFAEEAYSIALHPSGLYILVGFSDKLRLMNLLIDDIRTFKEFTIRGCRECAFSNGGNLFAAVHGNVIQIYSTITFDNVANLKGHNGKVRSLVWSSDDSKIVSCGLDGAVYEWESYSGKRVGESVLKSCQYTGVAVTSDGKTTFAVGSDKTLKEISDSSILREVDAGETTLSSVSLSHSGRMLFGGTAKGTLWSLKFPLTIPGEWQELQGHGSQIAKMKITYDDQYLVTVSEDASIILWKIQDKEGRGVKRDKEVGWAEEILITKSDLEEKNSMMAELKTRVDELKMENGYQLRLKDMNYNEKIKELTEKFIQEMESLKTKNQVLKTDKDKEEAKHEEEMAELMEKHSKEMTDLESANNQKLMLEYEKFQEQQAKMMKMQEDYDRQLLEMEESKQRALEELTEYYETKQQEMTTKLQQANDETRQQTHEYEETKKQIEEDADREILDIKNKYERRLRDEKEANMRLKGETGIMKKKFTSLQKEIDDHKEEIKKYQAEKAKLESIIRNLEKDILGLKKEIQERDDTIQDKEKRIYDLKKKNQELEKFKFVLDYKIKELKKQIEPRETDIKNMKEQIQEMESELDRFDKLNTQLELNITELRQKLKATDKEMHQERQRVRDKEAVVKRFKTDLHNCVGYIQDPKMLKESIKALYTKHVQEDIDFLTKLTESASVDADIQKEYSRQREHLERSVASLRKKLAKDSEIHRADNVRIMQENVSLIKEINDLRKELKIARTQIHDLEAAIKQNMKKEKGGEYPDIYTVMLRAPNAMAESEIEERNKIINMQKLEIRKLRHEIDTGSRPSSSSRLPPMHPVDSSA, encoded by the exons atgtcAATTGCAATTGCTCAGGCCAAGCACATTTTTGGTCTCAAGTCTGGTGTCAGCGGAAACATCTGCTACCATGACGAGCAGACAATTGTCTACCCCTCTGGGGCTAACTGCATTTTGTACAACATTGACCAGAAGGTTCAAAAATTCATTCCTGGCACTGACAAGAGTGAAGGAATGACTGCTGTTGCAGTCAGTCCTAACAGAAGATATGTAGCCATCGCAGAAAAGCTTGAGAAGCCAACCATTACCATTTATGACCTTCACAGTCTTCGTAAGCGTAAAGTGCTTAGCTCACCAGATGTTATGTCAAGTGAATATGTCAGCCTAGCATTTTCACCTGACTCCAAATACCTGGTTGCCCAAGGAGGCAAGCCAGACTACACGCTGTTGTACTGGACATGGGAAAAGTCAAAAGTCATGGCTGTTACCAAGACATCTAACCCACAGACCAATCCACCAATATACCAG GTGAGCTTCAATCCTCAAGACAACACTCAGCTGTGTGTTGTTGGCAATGGCATATTCAAGAACTTCCGCTACAGTGAGGGAAACCTGAAGACCTTCAACATCCAGAAGGTCGAGCCCCAGAATTACCTGTGTCATGCCTGGGTGTCCGAGGAGAGAGTCATTGTGGGGACGGATACAGGCAGGCTCATGTTGTTTGAGGCTGGAGAAATGAAACATGAGTTTAACATTGCAGCCCATGATAAAGAAAA GAAAGAAGATGATTTATCCAGTGGTCCCCCGCAGATTACAGCCATTGTTGCCTATTCCAAGGGTTTTGCGTGTGCCTGTGGTCCCGGCGTGGTCCACTTGTTTGAGAAAACTGATGACAAGGACTTCTTCAAGAAAGCAAGAGAGATCAGG ATTCCACAGGATTCCAACAGTGCTGACCCCGCCAAGTCCCAGCTGCAGGTAATCATGAGTCTGACTGTGAGCCCATCGGAGGAGACCCTGGTAGCCAGTACAGATCTCAGCCAACTCTACTATATCACACTGTCCAGCGCTGACATCGGCAAG GGAGACCAGGCCCAGTTTGAGGTGCTGGCTCAGGCTTTCCACTACGGTCAGATCATGGGGCTTGATGTGTGTGCCCGAAAGCCACTGCTGGCTACTTGCTCCATGGACAAGTCTGTTAGGATCTGGAACTATGAGACATG TAACCTGGAGTTGTATCGGGAGTTTGCAGAGGAGGCGTACAGTATTGCCCTGCACCCGTCCGGCTTGTACATCCTAGTAGGGTTCAGTGACAAGCTTCGTCTCATGAACCTCCTCATTGATGACATACGAACATTCAAGGAGTTTACCATCAGAGGATGCAGAGAG tGTGCGTTCAGTAACGGTGGTAACCTGTTTGCTGCCGTCCATGGAAACGTGATACAGATTTACTCCACGATAACTTTCGATAATGTAGCCAACCTGAAAGGTCACAATGGCAAGGTCAGATCTCTCGTGTGGAGTTCAGATGACAGTAAGATCGTGTCTTGTGGCCTCGATGGAGCTGTTTACGAGTGGGAAAGCTACAGTGGGAAGAGGGTTGGAGAGTCTGTCCTCAAGTCGTGTCAGTACACAGGCGTAGCTGTCACTTCTGATGGCAAAACAACCTTTGCTGTTGGGTCTGACAAGACACTGAAGGAAATTTCAGATTCTTCg ATCCTGCGTGAAGTGGATGCTGGAGAGACGACCCTAAGCAGTGTCTCCCTGTCCCACTCTGGACGTATGCTGTTCGGGGGTACGGCCAAGGGTACGCTCTGGTCCCTAAAGTTCCCCCTGACCATCCCTGGGGAGTGGCAGGAGCTGCAGGGTCACGGCTCACAGATCGCAAAG ATGAAGATCACATATGACGACCAATACCTTGTGACTGTTTCTGAGGACGCTTCAATCATCCTGTGGAAAATCCAGGACAAGGAAGGCCGTGGAGTTAAACGTGACAAGGAAGTTGGCTGGGCAGAGGAAATTCTTATTACAAAGAGCGATCTTGAGGAGAAAAACTCTATGATGGCAGAACTCAAGACGCGTGTTGACGAGTTGAAGATGGAAAATGGCTACCAGCTGAGGCTGAAGGATATGAACTATAACGAGAAGATTAAAGAATTGACCGAGAAATTCATCCAGGAAATGGAGTCTCTGAAAACTAAGAATCAG GTGCTGAAGACAGATAAAGACAAAGAGGAAGCTAAACATGAGGAAGAGATGGCTGAACTAATGGAGAAACACAGCAAGGAGATGACCGACCTCG AGTCTGCAAACAACCAAAAGCTGATGTTGGAGTATGAGAAGTTCCAGGAGCAGCAGGCAAAGATGATGAAGATGCAGGAAGACTACGATCGTCAGCTCCTTGAGATGGAAGAGAGCAAACAACGAGCACTCGAGGAGCTCACAGAGTACTATGAAACTAAACAACAGGAGATGACCACCAAACTCCAGCAG GCAAATGACGAGACTCGCCAGCAGACTCACGAGTACGAGGAAACTAAGAAGCAGATCGAGGAAGATGCTGACCGCGAGATTCTTGACATCAAGAACAAGTACGAGCGCCGACTTAGAGATGAGAAGGAGGCCAACATGAGACTCAAGGGAGAGACAGGCATCATGAAGAAAAAG TTCACAAGTCTGCAGAAAGAGATTGACGACCACAAGGAGGAGATCAAGAAGTACCAGGCTGAGAAGGCTAAACTGGAGTCGATCATCCGCAACCTGGAGAAGGACATTCTCGGTCTGAAGAAGGAGATCCAGGAGCGTGATGATACCATCCAGGATAAG GAGAAGCGTATCTACGACCTGAAGAAGAAGAACCAGGAGCTTGAGAAGTTCAAGTTTGTGCTGGACTACAAGATCAAGGAGCTCAAGAAACAGATCGAGCCACGCGAGACCGACATCAAGAACATGAAGGAACAGATACAGGAG ATGGAGTCTGAGTTGGATCGCTTTGACAAGTTGAACACTCAGCTTGAGCTGAATATCACGGAGTTGAGGCAGAAACTAAAGGCCACAGACAAGGAGATGCACCAGGAAAGACAGCGG GTACGCGACAAGGAGGCCGTTGTGAAGCGTTTCAAGACGGACCTGCACAACTGCGTCGGCTACATTCAGGACCCCAAGATGCTGAAGGAATCTATCAAGGCTCTCTACACTAAACACGTCCAGGAAGACATT GATTTCTTGACTAAACTT ACTGAGTCTGCGAGTGTTGACGCCGATATCCAGAAGGAGTACAGCCGACAGAGGGAGCATCTTGAGCGCTCCGTGGCCTCGTTGAGGAAGAAGCTCGCCAAGGATTCCGAGATTCACCGAGCTGACAACGTCCGCATCATGCAG GAAAATGTTTCATTGATCAAGGAAATAAATGACCTTCGTAAGGAGTTGAAGATTGCCAGAACACAGATCCATGACCTTGAGGCTGCGATTAAACAGAACATGAAGAAGGAAAAAGGTGGAGAGTATCCCGATATCTACACTGTCATGCTACGAGCGCCGAACGCTATGGCGGAGTCGGAAATTGAGGAGAGAAATAAGATCATTAATATGCAGAAGCTTGAAATTCGCAAGCTTCGTCACGAAATAGATACGGGTTCTCGACCGTCGTCATCGTCACGGCTTCCCCCAATGCATCCAGTCGATTCTTCAGCATAA
- the LOC128214070 gene encoding alpha-ketoglutarate-dependent dioxygenase alkB homolog 7, mitochondrial-like yields MSKETSYGLTFLEFALISSLFGLGQIKKMSGMMLVTFRNYFSNFGKTVTKKNVKGFQTFLKLQNNFHCSKLTEVHRCRCSLGKCRQLFPTNKSNLLLSNMHGKYFSSDIKQTTVPACSKNNNENSYLQCSDKNTFGVLSKDMKVIKDFISEEEEQQILTEIEPYLKRLRYETAHWDDAIHGFRETEKSKWTEKNNAIIQRVRDVAFPPGVKQISYVHVLDLKKDGFIKPHVDAVKFCGSTISGISLLSSSVMRLVNSEDKSKFADVLLERRSLYIMKDEARYKYSHEILKEEESIFKGKAVPKDRRISVICRNQP; encoded by the exons ATGTCAAAGGAAACAAGTTATGGTCTGACATTTTTAGAATTTGCTTTAATCTCGAGCTTATTCGGCCttggtcaaataaaaaaaatgagtggAATGATGCTTGTCACGTTCAGAAATTACTTTTCTAATTTTGGTAAAACAGTGaccaaaaaaaatgtaaaagggTTTCAGACATTCCTAAAGctacaaaataattttcactGCTCAAAACTGACTGAAGTACACCGCTGCAGATGTTCACTTGGCAAATGTAGACAATTATTTCCgacaaataaatcaaatctGTTACTTTCTAATATGCATGGGAAATACTTTTCCTCAGATATTAAACAAACTACAGTGCCTGCATGCtcaaaaaacaataatgaaaacagTTATCTTCAGTGTAGTGACAAAAATACTTTTGGGGTACTTTCAAAAGATATGAAAGTCATCAAAGATTTTATCTCAGAAGAAGAGGAGCAGCAGATACTGACAGAAATTGAACCATACCTTAAAAGACTACGATATGAAACAGCACATTGGGATGAT gcaATACATGGATTTCGAGAGACAGAAAAAAGTAAATGGACAGAGAAAAATAATGCCATAATTCAACGTGTACGAGATGTGGCATTTCCTCCCGGTGTAAAGCAAATATCATATGTGCATGTTCTTGATCTGAAGAAAGATGGATTCATAAAACCACATGTGGACGCTGTTAag ttttgtGGCAGCACCATATCCGGCATATCATTGCTATCTTCATCTGTCATGCGCCTGGTTAACTCAGAAGATAAAAGCAAGTTCGCAGATGTTTTGTTGGAGAGAAGGTCACTCTATATCATGAA AGATGAAGCCAGGTATAAGTACTCACACGAAATTCTAAAGGAAGAAGAGTCCATCTTTAAAGGCAAGGCAGTACCAAAGGATAGAAGGATATCTGTGATTTGCAGGAATCAACCTTAA